One stretch of Methylococcus capsulatus DNA includes these proteins:
- a CDS encoding DsbC family protein, whose amino-acid sequence MKPAFRSVLSVVALLAVPVASVMADTKAVEDAIGQALPGVKPDSIKPSPLVGISEVIVGPKLFYVSDDGKYLFQGSLIDLKNREDLTEPKLATARIGALEKLGEKNMIVFKPKIGKYVAYVFTDIDCGYCRKLHSEMDSYLKEGIEIRYLFFPRAGEGSESWDKAVSVWCSKDRNAALTKAKKGEKVEEKSCDNPVQEQMALGTAIGAQGTPMIVTGGGNVLPGYVPAEQLARMLKHEKDEGGRQARTP is encoded by the coding sequence ATGAAACCAGCGTTCCGTTCCGTGCTGTCCGTGGTCGCGCTCCTGGCCGTGCCCGTCGCATCCGTCATGGCGGATACCAAAGCCGTGGAGGACGCGATCGGGCAGGCATTGCCCGGGGTGAAGCCCGATTCCATCAAACCGTCGCCGCTGGTCGGCATTTCCGAGGTCATCGTCGGTCCCAAGCTGTTCTATGTGTCCGACGACGGCAAATACCTTTTCCAGGGCTCGCTGATCGATCTCAAGAACCGGGAAGACCTGACCGAACCCAAACTCGCCACGGCGCGGATCGGGGCGCTGGAAAAGCTGGGCGAAAAGAACATGATCGTGTTCAAGCCGAAGATCGGCAAGTACGTAGCCTACGTGTTCACCGACATCGATTGCGGCTACTGCCGCAAACTCCATTCGGAGATGGACAGCTATCTCAAGGAAGGCATCGAGATCCGTTACCTGTTCTTCCCGCGGGCGGGGGAAGGCTCGGAGTCCTGGGACAAGGCGGTCAGTGTTTGGTGTTCCAAGGACCGCAATGCGGCTTTGACCAAAGCCAAGAAGGGCGAGAAAGTGGAAGAAAAATCCTGCGATAATCCCGTGCAGGAGCAGATGGCGCTGGGAACGGCCATCGGTGCCCAGGGCACGCCGATGATCGTCACCGGTGGCGGCAACGTGTTGCCGGGCTACGTTCCGGCCGAGCAGCTTGCCCGCATGCTCAAGCATGAAAAGGACGAGGGCGGCAGGCAGGCGAGGACGCCCTGA
- the mutS gene encoding DNA mismatch repair protein MutS: protein MNDLSDLSRHTPMMQQYLRIKAEHPDRLLFYRMGDFYELFFEDARRAAKLLDLTLTSRGESGGERIAMAGIPYHAVDGYLARLIRLGESVAICEQVGDPATSKGPVERKVVRIVTPGTVTDEALLEERRDNLLAAVARDGSVFGLAVLDLSGGRFTLQQPESAAQLLNELDRLNPAELLVSEDEPLAEELAGRQSLTRRPPWHFDPESGRRQLLNQFGTQDLAGFGCEHLSLAQGAAGCLLQYLRDTQRSALPHIRSIRAETGSDYIGLDAASRRNLELDWHPSGRTEFTLLGLLDRTGSAMGGRLLRRWLHQPLRDRTSLRLRQQAIGELLADRRFEALHELLRGVGDVERIAARIALKSARPRDLSTLRQTLRTLPAVQASLDGTDSALLDELRRRLVDQPELSDLLRRAIVDDPPLLIRDGGVIAEGYHAGLDELRLLSENADRFLVDLEEKERERTGLGTLKVGYNRVQGFYIELPRSQADRAPAHYTRRQTLKNAERYVTLELKAFEDKVLSAREKALSCEKALYEELLETLATWLPALQDCAAGLAELDVLATLAERAERLNWVAPRLADAPGIRIVGGRHPVVEQVGGTPFVPNDLAFGPDRRMLVITGPNMGGKSTYMRQAAIIVLMAHIGSHVPAAEAEIGPIDRIYTRIGASDDLAGGRSTFMVEMTETANILHNATAESLVLMDEIGRGTSTFDGLSLAWACAEHLARETRAYTLFATHYFELTALAEECEGVGNVHLDAVEHGDKVVFLHTVREGPASQSYGLQVAALAGVPQTVIDNARRKLEQLERQARSAHQQAAPVAQLDLFLPPEPHPVVQRLESLDVDGLSPREALNLLFELKQSL, encoded by the coding sequence ATGAACGATCTATCCGACTTGTCCCGACACACGCCGATGATGCAGCAGTATCTGCGCATCAAGGCGGAGCATCCGGACCGGCTGCTGTTTTACCGGATGGGCGATTTCTATGAATTGTTCTTCGAAGACGCTCGGCGGGCAGCAAAGCTGCTGGATCTGACCCTCACCAGCCGGGGCGAATCAGGCGGCGAACGCATCGCCATGGCGGGCATTCCTTACCATGCAGTCGACGGCTATCTGGCGCGCCTCATCCGGCTGGGCGAGTCGGTGGCTATCTGCGAGCAGGTTGGCGATCCGGCCACATCGAAAGGGCCGGTGGAGCGCAAGGTGGTGCGGATCGTGACACCCGGCACGGTGACCGACGAGGCGCTGCTGGAAGAGCGCCGCGACAACCTGCTGGCGGCGGTCGCCCGCGATGGCTCCGTGTTCGGGCTGGCGGTGCTGGATCTGTCCGGCGGGCGTTTCACTCTGCAACAGCCGGAGTCGGCGGCGCAGCTTCTGAACGAGCTGGATCGGTTGAATCCGGCCGAGCTCCTGGTCAGCGAGGACGAACCGCTGGCGGAGGAGCTGGCCGGACGGCAGAGCCTGACCCGGCGCCCCCCCTGGCATTTCGACCCGGAGAGCGGCCGCCGCCAGTTGCTGAACCAGTTCGGCACCCAAGACCTGGCGGGCTTTGGCTGCGAGCATCTGAGCCTGGCGCAGGGCGCCGCCGGCTGTCTGCTGCAATACCTGCGCGACACCCAACGCAGCGCCCTGCCTCACATCCGCAGCATCCGTGCCGAGACCGGCTCGGACTACATCGGCCTGGACGCCGCCAGCCGGCGCAATCTGGAGCTGGACTGGCATCCTTCCGGCCGCACCGAGTTCACCCTGCTGGGCCTGCTGGACCGCACCGGATCGGCGATGGGGGGGAGGCTACTGCGGCGTTGGCTGCATCAGCCTTTGCGCGACCGGACGAGCCTACGGCTGCGCCAGCAAGCGATCGGCGAGCTGCTGGCGGACCGCCGCTTCGAAGCTCTGCATGAGCTGTTGCGTGGCGTGGGCGACGTCGAGCGGATCGCCGCCCGGATCGCTCTGAAATCGGCCAGACCTCGCGATCTTTCCACATTGCGCCAGACTCTCAGGACCCTGCCCGCCGTGCAGGCCAGCCTTGACGGCACCGACAGCGCACTGCTGGATGAACTGAGGCGGCGCCTCGTCGACCAGCCCGAGCTGAGCGACCTGCTGCGGAGAGCCATCGTCGATGACCCACCGCTGCTGATCCGCGACGGCGGTGTGATCGCCGAGGGCTACCACGCCGGGCTCGATGAACTGCGCCTCCTGAGTGAAAACGCCGACCGGTTCCTGGTCGATCTGGAGGAGAAGGAGCGTGAGCGCACCGGCCTCGGCACTCTCAAGGTCGGTTACAACCGCGTGCAGGGCTTCTACATCGAACTGCCGCGGAGTCAGGCCGACCGGGCGCCGGCGCACTACACTCGGCGTCAGACGCTGAAAAACGCCGAGCGCTACGTCACACTGGAGTTGAAAGCCTTCGAGGACAAAGTGTTGAGCGCCCGCGAAAAAGCGCTCTCCTGCGAAAAAGCCCTCTACGAGGAATTACTGGAAACGCTTGCGACCTGGCTGCCCGCGCTGCAAGACTGCGCGGCGGGGCTGGCCGAACTGGACGTGTTGGCGACTCTGGCGGAGCGCGCCGAGCGGCTGAACTGGGTGGCGCCGCGACTGGCGGACGCCCCGGGCATCCGCATCGTCGGTGGACGCCATCCCGTGGTCGAGCAGGTCGGCGGCACACCGTTCGTGCCCAATGACCTGGCATTCGGTCCGGACCGGCGCATGCTGGTCATCACCGGCCCAAACATGGGCGGCAAATCGACCTACATGCGGCAGGCCGCGATCATCGTGCTGATGGCTCACATCGGGAGCCATGTCCCGGCGGCGGAAGCCGAAATCGGCCCGATCGACCGCATCTACACCCGTATCGGTGCTTCCGACGACCTGGCCGGTGGCCGTTCCACCTTCATGGTGGAAATGACCGAGACCGCCAACATCCTGCACAACGCCACGGCGGAAAGCCTGGTTCTGATGGACGAAATCGGCCGGGGCACCAGCACCTTCGACGGGCTTTCGCTGGCCTGGGCCTGTGCCGAGCACCTCGCGCGGGAAACCCGCGCCTACACGCTGTTCGCCACCCATTATTTCGAACTGACGGCATTGGCCGAGGAATGCGAGGGCGTCGGCAACGTACACCTGGACGCCGTGGAGCACGGCGACAAGGTGGTGTTCCTGCATACGGTCCGGGAAGGGCCGGCGAGCCAGAGCTATGGGCTGCAGGTAGCCGCGCTGGCGGGGGTTCCGCAGACGGTGATCGACAATGCGCGGCGGAAACTGGAGCAGCTCGAACGGCAGGCGCGTTCGGCCCATCAGCAAGCAGCGCCGGTGGCCCAGCTCGATTTGTTCCTGCCCCCGGAGCCGCACCCGGTGGTGCAACGGCTCGAGTCCCTGGACGTCGATGGCCTGAGCCCGCGCGAGGCCCTGAATCTGCTGTTCGAGTTGAAGCAGTCGCTGTGA
- a CDS encoding Rieske (2Fe-2S) protein, with translation MAFEDVCKQSLLGEGELVPLTVGKKEIVILWPDGGVPNAYDARCPHEGVSLGRGDFNGRILYCIAHGWVFDGRSGQCLQPAGWCMKEYPMRIENGMVQVDVSGV, from the coding sequence GTGGCTTTCGAAGACGTCTGTAAACAAAGTCTGCTCGGCGAGGGCGAGCTGGTGCCCTTGACCGTGGGCAAGAAGGAAATCGTCATCCTGTGGCCCGACGGCGGGGTGCCGAACGCTTACGATGCCCGTTGTCCCCACGAGGGGGTGTCGCTGGGGCGTGGGGACTTCAACGGCCGGATTCTTTACTGCATCGCCCACGGCTGGGTTTTCGACGGCCGTAGCGGCCAGTGCCTGCAGCCCGCCGGCTGGTGCATGAAGGAATATCCGATGCGGATCGAGAACGGCATGGTGCAAGTGGACGTGTCAGGTGTCTGA
- the ispC gene encoding 1-deoxy-D-xylulose-5-phosphate reductoisomerase — protein MKGICILGSTGSIGVSTLDVVARHPDRYRVVALTANGNIDRLFEQCRAHRPSYAVTIRAEAAADLRQRLAAVGLGGIEVLSGAEALAQVASLPEVDSVMAAIVGAAGLLPTLAAARAGKEVLLANKEALVMSGQLFMAEVVRSGARLLPIDSEHNAVFQCMPAAYRAGTEAVGVRRILLTASGGPFLHMPVAELESVTPEQAVAHPNWVMGRKISVDSATMMNKGLEVIEACLLFNMQPDDVQVVVHRQSVIHSMVDYVDGTVLAQMGTPDMRIPIAHALAWPDRFESGAEPLDLFAVHQLNFERPDLARFPCLGLAYEAVRAGGTAPAILNAANEAAVAAFLDRRLAFTGIPRVIEHCMATLSPAAADAIESVLQADSETRKVAQKYIDDLRV, from the coding sequence GTGAAAGGCATATGCATACTGGGTTCCACAGGCTCGATCGGGGTCAGCACGCTCGACGTGGTGGCGCGCCATCCCGACCGCTACCGTGTGGTGGCATTGACCGCTAACGGCAACATCGACCGCTTGTTTGAGCAATGCCGTGCGCACCGGCCGAGCTACGCGGTGACAATCCGGGCCGAGGCGGCGGCGGATCTGCGGCAGCGGCTGGCGGCGGTGGGGCTGGGCGGCATCGAGGTCCTCTCCGGTGCGGAGGCGCTGGCGCAGGTCGCCTCCCTCCCGGAGGTGGACAGCGTGATGGCGGCGATCGTCGGTGCCGCAGGATTGCTGCCCACCCTGGCGGCGGCACGGGCCGGCAAGGAGGTGCTGCTGGCCAACAAGGAAGCGCTGGTGATGTCCGGCCAGCTGTTCATGGCCGAAGTGGTACGGTCGGGGGCCAGGCTGCTGCCGATTGACAGCGAGCACAACGCGGTGTTCCAGTGCATGCCGGCCGCTTACCGCGCCGGCACTGAGGCCGTCGGGGTGCGCCGTATCCTGCTCACCGCTTCCGGCGGGCCGTTCCTGCATATGCCTGTCGCCGAGCTGGAGTCGGTGACGCCGGAGCAGGCGGTGGCGCACCCCAACTGGGTGATGGGCCGGAAGATCTCGGTCGATTCGGCCACCATGATGAACAAGGGATTGGAGGTGATCGAGGCCTGCCTGCTGTTCAACATGCAGCCCGACGACGTGCAGGTCGTCGTGCACCGTCAGAGCGTCATCCATTCCATGGTGGACTACGTCGACGGCACGGTGCTGGCCCAGATGGGCACGCCCGATATGCGCATTCCGATCGCCCATGCGCTCGCCTGGCCCGATCGTTTCGAATCGGGCGCGGAACCTCTCGATCTGTTCGCTGTCCACCAATTGAACTTCGAGCGTCCGGACCTCGCCCGGTTCCCCTGTCTGGGTCTGGCCTACGAAGCGGTGCGGGCGGGCGGCACGGCGCCGGCGATTCTGAATGCGGCCAACGAGGCCGCGGTCGCGGCGTTCCTGGACCGACGGCTGGCTTTCACCGGCATACCGCGGGTGATCGAGCATTGTATGGCGACGCTCTCCCCCGCTGCGGCGGATGCGATCGAGTCGGTCTTGCAAGCGGACTCGGAAACCCGCAAGGTAGCGCAGAAGTACATTGATGACTTAAGGGTTTAA
- the rseP gene encoding RIP metalloprotease RseP, producing MALIHTVFYFLVALALLIAAHEFGHYWVARRLGVKVLRFSLGFGTPLLRWQRKPDGTEFTVAAIPIGGYVRMVDEREGPVAPADLPYAFNRQRLPVRFAIVAAGPVFNFLLAILLYWGVFMVGETGIRPVLGPVEAGTFAAEAGFEPEDEIIAVDGDPTPTWGLAVGRIFERVMDERVVEVEVRTGGGGQALRRLSVPAHVLDAPEVLGERLGLQPWEPELPPVVERTEPGSPAERAGLKSGDLLLSADGETLRSWRQWVDVVRAHPGQNISVVVERDGVHVSLEIRPDAINGPKGPVGRIGAAARIPDSVRAAMEVEYRLGVLPALMAAVERTSDYAWLSLKMIGRMLIGKATVENLSGPISIAQYAGQSAKAGLAQFVKFLALISVSLGVLNLLPVPVLDGGHLMFYLIEAVKGGPLSERTQMLAQQVGLFILIALMALAFMLDIERLFS from the coding sequence ATGGCTCTCATCCATACGGTTTTCTATTTTCTCGTCGCTCTGGCGCTGCTCATTGCGGCCCACGAGTTCGGCCATTATTGGGTGGCGCGCAGACTCGGCGTGAAGGTGCTGCGATTCTCGCTGGGTTTCGGTACGCCCCTCTTGCGCTGGCAAAGGAAACCGGACGGCACGGAATTCACGGTGGCCGCCATTCCCATCGGCGGCTATGTTCGCATGGTCGACGAGCGGGAAGGGCCGGTTGCTCCGGCCGATCTGCCTTACGCTTTCAACCGGCAGCGCCTCCCGGTCCGGTTCGCCATCGTTGCCGCGGGGCCGGTTTTCAATTTCCTTCTGGCCATTCTGCTGTACTGGGGCGTGTTCATGGTCGGCGAGACCGGCATACGGCCGGTGCTCGGGCCGGTGGAAGCTGGCACCTTCGCCGCCGAGGCGGGATTCGAGCCGGAGGACGAGATCATCGCCGTGGACGGCGATCCGACGCCGACCTGGGGTCTCGCCGTCGGGCGGATTTTCGAGCGGGTGATGGACGAGAGGGTCGTGGAGGTGGAGGTGAGGACCGGCGGGGGTGGACAGGCGCTCCGTAGGCTCAGCGTCCCGGCGCATGTCCTCGATGCGCCGGAAGTCCTGGGGGAGCGGCTCGGTCTGCAACCCTGGGAGCCCGAACTGCCGCCAGTGGTTGAACGGACCGAGCCCGGCAGTCCGGCGGAGCGCGCCGGTCTGAAATCCGGCGACCTCTTGCTTTCGGCGGACGGTGAGACCCTGCGCAGCTGGCGTCAGTGGGTCGACGTCGTGCGTGCGCATCCCGGCCAGAACATCAGCGTGGTGGTCGAGCGCGACGGCGTACACGTTTCCCTGGAGATTCGGCCGGACGCCATCAACGGCCCGAAGGGTCCGGTCGGGAGAATAGGTGCGGCGGCCCGGATCCCGGATTCGGTGCGGGCCGCGATGGAAGTGGAGTATCGGCTGGGTGTGCTGCCGGCCCTGATGGCGGCGGTGGAGCGCACCAGCGATTACGCCTGGCTCTCGCTCAAGATGATCGGGCGCATGCTCATCGGCAAGGCGACCGTGGAAAACCTAAGCGGCCCCATCAGCATCGCCCAGTATGCCGGGCAGTCCGCCAAGGCGGGCCTCGCGCAGTTCGTCAAGTTCCTGGCCTTGATCAGCGTCAGCCTCGGCGTACTCAATCTGCTGCCGGTTCCGGTGCTGGACGGCGGCCATCTGATGTTCTATCTGATCGAAGCGGTGAAAGGCGGTCCGCTCTCCGAAAGGACCCAGATGCTGGCGCAGCAGGTCGGGCTTTTCATCCTGATCGCGTTGATGGCGCTGGCTTTCATGCTCGACATCGAACGCTTGTTCTCCTAA
- a CDS encoding DUF29 domain-containing protein — protein sequence MPVRGLRHGGDVCRRRLRGAGANHRHSTEGKPINARLHDEDFHTWTGTQAGLLRQGRRAELDTAQLLEALEARGARERRELANGLTVLLAHLLEWTRQPDWRGNGWWRTIQIQRSDAADVLDDNHGLRPEPGAIFGKAYAKPRLPAANQAGLGERAFPANPPCSVDQVMSPGYRPE from the coding sequence ATGCCAGTCCGTGGCCTCCGCCACGGCGGCGATGTTTGCCGCCGGCGGCTTCGAGGAGCCGGCGCAAATCATCGCCATTCGACGGAAGGTAAGCCCATCAACGCACGGCTTCATGATGAAGACTTCCATACCTGGACCGGCACTCAAGCCGGCCTGCTGCGGCAAGGGCGACGTGCTGAACTGGACACGGCGCAATTGCTCGAGGCGCTTGAAGCGAGGGGCGCACGGGAGCGGCGCGAACTGGCAAACGGGCTGACCGTGCTGCTGGCGCACCTGCTGGAATGGACCCGCCAGCCCGACTGGCGCGGTAACGGTTGGTGGCGGACGATCCAGATTCAGCGGAGCGACGCGGCGGACGTTTTGGACGACAACCACGGCTTGCGGCCGGAGCCGGGGGCGATCTTCGGCAAAGCCTACGCCAAGCCCCGGCTGCCGGCAGCCAACCAAGCCGGCCTCGGCGAACGCGCCTTTCCGGCCAATCCGCCTTGCAGCGTCGACCAGGTCATGAGTCCGGGTTACCGGCCGGAATGA
- a CDS encoding CBS domain-containing protein, producing the protein MSIGQFCIRDTVIVNKDDTIVEAAKVMREHHVGSVVVVEEAEGGCKPLGILTDRDLVVEILAEEVAPEAVTVGDIMSFELVTVREQDGFWETLQRMRVNGVRRIPVVDERGLLAGIISADDYLEILSAELGELAKLLVREKGKEEQRRGA; encoded by the coding sequence ATGTCCATCGGTCAGTTCTGCATTCGGGATACCGTCATCGTCAACAAGGACGATACGATCGTGGAGGCCGCCAAGGTGATGCGTGAGCATCATGTCGGCAGCGTGGTGGTGGTGGAAGAGGCGGAGGGCGGTTGCAAACCCCTCGGCATCCTGACCGACCGGGATCTGGTGGTCGAGATTTTGGCGGAAGAAGTCGCCCCCGAGGCCGTAACGGTCGGCGACATCATGAGTTTCGAGCTTGTCACGGTGCGCGAACAGGACGGCTTTTGGGAGACGCTGCAGCGCATGCGTGTGAATGGCGTGCGGCGCATTCCCGTGGTCGATGAGCGGGGGCTGCTGGCGGGTATCATCAGCGCCGACGACTATCTGGAAATCCTTTCCGCCGAACTGGGGGAACTGGCTAAGCTGCTGGTGCGGGAAAAGGGAAAGGAGGAGCAGAGGCGCGGCGCTTGA
- a CDS encoding phosphatidate cytidylyltransferase, whose amino-acid sequence MFKNRLITALILAPLVIAAVLLLKPTAFSAVWGGVILLAAWEWAGVAGVDGRLGRIAFLAALGLPMVFASFWAPYTVDWLMWPVVAWWVAVGLLLRARPDKALAMRLPVGLKLGLGWFILLTSWILFIWLRFNFGAAQALYLLVLVSFADIAAYFVGRRWGFTKLMPEISPGKTVEGLYGALAVSLVLAVAVGLWFKLEPLTIADFVILSLVTVVISVGGDLFESLLKRQRGVKDSGSLLPGHGGVLDRIDALLASVAVFYAGSMLLGLFLQTAEPVTIEVPSEMEGAPIQVEPIQPGGDESAPESMEPEQAEPEASDAGTDDPAPEE is encoded by the coding sequence ATGTTCAAAAATCGCTTGATTACCGCGCTGATTCTGGCGCCTTTGGTCATCGCGGCGGTCCTCCTGCTCAAGCCCACTGCGTTTTCGGCAGTGTGGGGGGGCGTGATCCTGCTTGCCGCCTGGGAATGGGCGGGGGTCGCCGGTGTGGACGGCCGCCTCGGGCGGATCGCGTTCCTGGCCGCCCTCGGACTGCCCATGGTCTTCGCCAGTTTCTGGGCACCCTACACGGTCGACTGGCTGATGTGGCCGGTGGTGGCGTGGTGGGTCGCCGTTGGCCTGCTGCTGCGGGCCAGACCGGACAAGGCGCTGGCGATGCGCCTGCCGGTCGGGCTGAAGCTGGGGCTGGGCTGGTTCATCCTGCTCACCTCCTGGATCCTCTTCATCTGGCTGCGTTTCAATTTTGGCGCCGCGCAGGCACTGTACCTGCTGGTGCTGGTTTCTTTCGCGGACATCGCCGCCTATTTCGTCGGGCGCAGATGGGGCTTCACCAAGCTGATGCCGGAAATCAGCCCAGGCAAGACGGTCGAGGGATTGTACGGCGCGCTGGCGGTATCGCTCGTGCTGGCGGTCGCCGTGGGCCTGTGGTTCAAACTGGAGCCTTTGACCATTGCCGATTTCGTCATCCTTTCCCTCGTCACCGTCGTGATTTCCGTGGGCGGCGATTTGTTCGAGAGCCTGCTCAAACGGCAGCGCGGCGTGAAGGATAGCGGATCGTTGTTGCCCGGCCATGGCGGCGTGCTCGACCGGATCGACGCATTGCTGGCGTCGGTCGCTGTCTTTTACGCCGGATCCATGCTGCTCGGGTTGTTCCTGCAGACTGCAGAGCCCGTGACGATCGAAGTACCGTCCGAAATGGAGGGTGCCCCGATCCAGGTCGAGCCGATCCAGCCGGGCGGCGATGAAAGTGCTCCGGAATCGATGGAACCGGAACAGGCCGAGCCCGAGGCCAGCGATGCCGGAACCGATGATCCGGCTCCGGAAGAGTAA
- a CDS encoding methylated-DNA--[protein]-cysteine S-methyltransferase gives MRNPRLTYAGSQGHCLFDTGFGVCGIAWRAVEGKDEAPVVTLFQLPEATAAETGAAMARRCGRSPAVPPPAIAEVIERVRRHFRGDLQDFSMVPVEPEGAGPFARAVYLAARDVPAGQVRTYGELARALNRPAAARAVGQALGRNPIPLIIPCHRILGAGGKLGGFSAHGGVATKARMLQLEGVVV, from the coding sequence ATGCGTAACCCCAGGCTGACATACGCAGGGTCCCAGGGCCATTGCCTGTTCGATACCGGTTTCGGTGTCTGCGGGATCGCCTGGCGCGCGGTCGAGGGAAAAGACGAGGCGCCGGTGGTCACCCTGTTCCAGCTTCCCGAGGCGACGGCGGCAGAAACCGGTGCGGCCATGGCCCGGCGGTGTGGGCGATCGCCGGCGGTGCCGCCACCGGCGATCGCGGAGGTGATCGAGAGGGTCCGGCGGCACTTCCGGGGTGATCTCCAGGACTTCAGCATGGTTCCGGTGGAACCGGAGGGCGCGGGCCCGTTCGCCAGGGCCGTCTACTTGGCCGCGCGGGATGTCCCCGCCGGTCAGGTCCGCACTTACGGCGAACTGGCCCGCGCCTTGAACCGCCCTGCCGCCGCCCGTGCGGTCGGCCAGGCGCTCGGACGTAACCCCATCCCCCTTATCATTCCCTGCCACCGGATTCTGGGGGCGGGCGGGAAGCTCGGCGGATTTTCCGCGCATGGCGGCGTCGCCACCAAGGCCCGAATGCTGCAGCTCGAAGGCGTCGTCGTATGA
- a CDS encoding protein adenylyltransferase SelO, with product MSTVMPRALPAPAGLADLPLCPVYARLGRPFHQPVTATPLPEPRMVHFNAALAGELGFGPEIVTQCLEILAGNRPWPGYASSASVYAGHQFGAWVPQLGDGRALLIAEVRTPAKERVELQLKGAGPTPYSRGLDGRAVLRSSIREYLASEAMHALGVPTTRCLSLVASPQAVVRETVESAAVVCRAAASFVRFGQFEYFAGRGQMEPMAKLADHVIAEHFPHLQGRPDRYAAWLGEVVERTARLIAQWQLLGFCHGVMNTDNFSVLGLTLDYGPFGFMDRFRWYHVCNHSDYEGRYAYHAQPEIGRWNCERLLQAVSPLLSDDPEQAAEIGPDLLRRYTSVYHRSVMRGWADKLGLREFRETDARLIEEFLGLLQRGRGDFTRSFRLLARIRAGSDAPARGVREEFADIKAFDAWAADYRARLRGEQNTDDEARARRMNRVNPKYVLRNHLAQIAIDNAMLGDYSEIARLAELLRRPYDEQPGMEAYAAEPPDYMRNIEVSCSS from the coding sequence ATGTCCACCGTGATGCCAAGAGCACTCCCCGCGCCGGCTGGTCTGGCCGATCTGCCGCTTTGTCCTGTCTATGCGCGGCTGGGAAGACCATTCCACCAGCCGGTCACGGCCACGCCCTTGCCGGAACCTAGGATGGTGCACTTCAATGCCGCGCTGGCCGGTGAACTGGGTTTCGGCCCGGAGATAGTGACCCAATGCCTCGAAATCCTGGCCGGCAACCGGCCCTGGCCGGGATACGCGTCTTCGGCTTCCGTCTATGCCGGCCATCAGTTCGGCGCTTGGGTGCCACAGTTGGGCGACGGCCGCGCCCTGCTGATCGCGGAAGTGCGCACGCCGGCCAAGGAGCGGGTGGAGCTGCAGCTCAAGGGCGCGGGGCCGACGCCCTATTCGCGCGGGCTGGACGGTCGCGCTGTGCTGCGTTCGTCGATCCGGGAATACTTGGCGTCGGAGGCCATGCACGCCTTGGGAGTCCCGACCACCCGCTGTTTGAGCCTGGTGGCATCGCCGCAAGCGGTGGTGCGGGAAACCGTGGAGAGCGCCGCCGTGGTCTGCCGCGCCGCCGCCAGTTTCGTGCGCTTCGGCCAGTTCGAATACTTCGCCGGGCGGGGACAGATGGAACCGATGGCCAAGCTGGCGGATCACGTGATCGCCGAGCACTTCCCGCATCTGCAAGGCCGCCCGGACCGCTATGCCGCCTGGCTGGGCGAGGTGGTCGAACGCACCGCCCGCCTCATCGCGCAATGGCAGTTGCTGGGCTTCTGCCACGGGGTGATGAACACCGACAACTTCTCGGTGCTTGGTCTGACTCTGGATTACGGCCCGTTCGGCTTCATGGACCGATTCCGCTGGTACCACGTCTGCAACCATTCCGATTACGAAGGGCGTTATGCCTACCATGCTCAGCCCGAGATTGGTCGCTGGAATTGCGAGCGCTTGTTGCAGGCGGTGTCGCCACTCTTATCAGACGATCCGGAGCAGGCGGCGGAAATCGGCCCGGACTTGCTGCGGCGCTATACGTCCGTCTATCACCGGTCGGTGATGCGCGGCTGGGCCGACAAGCTGGGTCTCCGGGAGTTCCGCGAAACCGATGCCAGACTGATCGAGGAATTTCTGGGGCTGCTGCAAAGAGGCCGGGGTGATTTCACCCGCAGCTTCCGGCTGCTCGCCCGGATCCGCGCCGGCAGCGACGCGCCCGCCAGGGGGGTGCGGGAGGAGTTCGCCGACATCAAGGCCTTCGATGCCTGGGCGGCAGACTACCGGGCCAGGCTGCGCGGCGAGCAGAATACCGATGACGAAGCGAGGGCCAGGCGCATGAACCGGGTGAATCCGAAATACGTGCTGCGCAATCATCTGGCGCAGATCGCCATCGACAACGCCATGCTGGGAGACTATTCCGAGATCGCCAGGCTGGCCGAGCTGCTGCGCCGGCCCTACGACGAGCAGCCCGGCATGGAAGCCTATGCCGCCGAGCCGCCGGACTACATGCGCAACATCGAGGTGAGCTGCTCCTCGTGA
- a CDS encoding cupin domain-containing protein, with product MTQAGIHHRSAREYYFDERCYITEWWNSAADAEVSVARARVEPGVTTRLHRLRDTTERYLILEGQGRVEIEGLAPSAVGPGDAVLIPPGVSQRIANTGAGDLVFLAICTPRFTPAAYEDLDAEVR from the coding sequence ATGACTCAGGCAGGTATCCATCACCGATCTGCGCGCGAATACTATTTCGACGAACGCTGCTATATCACCGAATGGTGGAATTCCGCCGCCGATGCCGAGGTTTCCGTCGCCCGCGCCCGCGTCGAACCCGGCGTCACCACCCGGCTGCACCGACTCCGCGACACTACGGAGCGCTACCTGATCCTGGAGGGGCAAGGCCGGGTCGAAATCGAAGGGCTGGCGCCTTCGGCGGTCGGGCCGGGGGACGCGGTGCTCATACCGCCGGGTGTATCCCAGCGTATCGCCAACACGGGCGCCGGCGACCTGGTATTTCTCGCCATCTGCACGCCGAGATTCACGCCGGCGGCCTACGAAGACCTCGATGCCGAGGTCCGGTAA